The stretch of DNA AACAGTATGAGTAAAATGAGGGAGAAATGCTGGTGCTTGTAGATGAGTTGCACATCCATGATTTGATTACTACACACTACCCCTGCAATCTACTCCCAAAACGTTACACACAAGGGATCATTCTGTAAGaaacagggttggggtcaattcaacTTTCAAATCAATCAGTGCATTTAGGAAGTTATTTAAATGTAACATTTACAATTAGGATTTCACACTTACTCAGTTGATGGAATTGAAACGTGAACTGACCTCTACCCTGAAGAAGAGTCAACTTCTCTGTGCATGACATCAGGCTGAAAGCATGACAGAGGTTTCAACCTCCAACATAAAATATGATACTTAAGCCTACAAGTTTAAACCAAGTCCAACTTGAGCTAGAGCGATTGAGCAGTGGTGTTTAATTCAGCTAATACAatccacaaccaaaacaaacacacatcTATTGCCCTCACTCAGATGCTGGTACCAGGTCTGTTTTTcctctcttgccaactcctataacagtgaccataggagttggcgaGACAGCTaaaaccgatctgggaccaggtaaATGAGGAGCTTCTTCACACCTTTCTCCTTTCAGGGTGTAAAGTACATCTCTTTGGTCAGCATTGATACAATGCAGGGGATCTGCTTCTTGGCATCGAAGCCGGGAGAGTTTGACGCAGACTCAAACTCTGTCGCCACCTTGTGGTTGACCCGGGTCAGGATGTGTTGGACTTCCAGCTCTTTGCTGTACTTGCCAATCATCTCACACAGAGATTGAATAAACCAGGAGCCAGTCTGCGTGTTCCTCCATGAGTAGTAGCCTGTGGGAAGACATGTGAGAGCACATAAGAGTCAAGGGCCTGGTTTGAATAATTCAGAAAATGCATCCATGCTCAGATAATAACAGATCTAAATTGGATGGATTGGTAAAGTAAGAGGGTGGTAGCCTTGCATTCACAGATCCAATTACTTATAGATCTGTGCACACCTCAATGAAACTTGACTGGAGAGtgcttctatgtgtgtgtgtgtggttttggaACATGTCTTGGACCTGGAGCTGTGGAGTAGGCATAGAGGAAATCTGCTTCCACAGGGATCCTGGTCGAACTCCCATCTGAACTGCTGTCTGCCTCGATGCCCCTGTCCAGATCAGTACCTCTGCAAGCCTGCTTGTCACACACACGGGGGAACAGGAGACATGGATCAGTCACAGTCACACACGAACGCAAAGGCTACCCTTTGAACAATCCCTCAcctcttcctgccatccaggacctctataccaggcggtgtcagagggtcAGCCACATGACcctgtttttatttgatttgactgTAACCTGTTTTGTCAGTAGGGGATTCAATTAGCCTCTATCTTATACCTTCTTTTAACCTTAACTTCATATTGTTGTTCTAGTGCTTTGGTTTCACATTAATTCCATCTAGAAATAAAATTATAAACAGGTGCAATGGCTTTGTAAATCTGCTCCTGAGTAGTTTTAAAAAGTCTGATCTAGGAACATACGTGATGGCCACAGTACCTGGATGAAGAAGAGTTTGGGCTTGCCCACCAGCGAGTTGCAGCGGTCGCCCCGGAACAGGCTGGTGAGGCTCTTGAGCTCGATGGAGGCATCCGTCCCGAAGAACACGCCATCATCCCCGTGACTCAGCAGGCAACACACAAACGAAGCGTAGCAACTGTGGTCCTCCTTGGAGGCTGGAAACAACATCAAGTTTTAGATTGGTCCTTCACAGAATTTAAAAGGCTCTTTAAAGGAGCAATCTGCTGATGCTACATACATGTTTTACTTATAAATGATTGATTATtgatgtacccattgattcttgaagaacatAACAAATTCCTCATGAGCTGAAAAACTGTCAtactccatcagaacccaaaatataagctt from Salvelinus fontinalis isolate EN_2023a chromosome 5, ASM2944872v1, whole genome shotgun sequence encodes:
- the LOC129855754 gene encoding caspase-3-like, which codes for MAAANELSAGDCVVARRGDGQESEGPCGGSGSMQVDATPQSHSFRYSLRYPSIGQCIIINNKNFDRRTGMNVRNGTDVDAGNVMKVFGKLGYKVKVYNDQTVDQIKHVLTTASKEDHSCYASFVCCLLSHGDDGVFFGTDASIELKSLTSLFRGDRCNSLVGKPKLFFIQACRGTDLDRGIEADSSSDGSSTRIPVEADFLYAYSTAPGYYSWRNTQTGSWFIQSLCEMIGKYSKELEVQHILTRVNHKVATEFESASNSPGFDAKKQIPCIVSMLTKEMYFTP